The following are from one region of the Hymenobacter radiodurans genome:
- a CDS encoding anthranilate synthase component I family protein — translation MIIVSLSSLPITPAEFRAKALHWAARFAYCAYYESNDLNYPQGAFSRLLGVRAATAPAPTSLNELRAWLRRPTDAPRCGILSYELKNQIEDLNSHHFDGLSFPNLHFFEPESWVIWRSDSVEIHGLGGILDEILATAVPAYATASVPQMRARMPKAEYLAAVAAIQEDILNGEVYELNLCQEFYAEHVAIEPVSTFLQLNAASPTPFAGFYKWQDRYLLCASPERFLRQQHDVLLSQPIKGTIRRGLTAEEDEELRQQLRHNEKEQAENLMIVDLVRNDLARVAVTGSVQVPELFGLYSFRHVWQMISTVQARRRPECDFVDILRATFPMGSMTGAPKIRAMQLIEQYEHSRRGLYSGSLGVIWPSGDFDFNVVIRSLQFNAATGYLSFQAGSAITYDSVPELEYDECLLKAKAMLEVLGAQIV, via the coding sequence GTGATAATCGTTTCGCTGTCTAGCTTGCCCATAACGCCCGCTGAGTTTCGGGCCAAAGCCTTGCATTGGGCTGCCCGCTTTGCGTACTGCGCCTATTACGAATCTAATGACCTAAATTATCCGCAGGGGGCTTTTTCACGGCTGCTCGGTGTGCGTGCTGCTACTGCACCGGCACCTACTAGTCTGAATGAGTTGAGAGCTTGGCTGAGGCGCCCTACCGATGCTCCTCGTTGCGGTATTTTAAGCTATGAACTAAAGAATCAGATAGAAGACCTCAACAGTCACCATTTCGATGGCTTATCTTTCCCTAATCTTCATTTTTTTGAGCCTGAAAGCTGGGTGATTTGGCGTTCAGATTCGGTGGAGATTCACGGCTTGGGGGGCATTTTAGATGAAATTTTAGCGACTGCTGTACCAGCGTATGCTACAGCTTCGGTGCCTCAAATGCGTGCCCGAATGCCAAAAGCTGAGTACCTCGCGGCCGTAGCGGCTATTCAGGAAGACATTCTGAATGGCGAAGTGTACGAGCTAAATCTCTGTCAGGAGTTTTACGCTGAGCACGTTGCTATTGAGCCTGTTTCAACCTTCCTACAGCTTAATGCAGCGTCGCCTACCCCTTTTGCTGGGTTCTATAAATGGCAGGATCGGTACTTACTATGTGCGTCGCCCGAGCGCTTTCTGCGGCAGCAACACGATGTACTTCTTTCTCAACCTATTAAAGGCACAATCCGCCGTGGCCTGACAGCTGAGGAAGATGAAGAATTGCGACAGCAGTTGCGCCACAATGAGAAAGAACAAGCTGAAAATCTGATGATTGTGGATTTGGTACGCAACGACCTTGCCCGAGTGGCTGTTACCGGTTCGGTGCAAGTGCCTGAGCTATTCGGCCTTTATAGCTTCCGCCACGTCTGGCAGATGATTTCAACCGTGCAAGCCCGGCGCCGGCCCGAATGCGACTTTGTCGACATCCTGCGTGCCACTTTTCCGATGGGTTCTATGACGGGCGCCCCCAAGATCAGGGCCATGCAACTCATTGAGCAGTATGAGCATAGCCGCCGGGGTCTTTACAGTGGCAGCCTCGGCGTTATCTGGCCCTCCGGCGACTTCGATTTCAACGTGGTCATTCGCAGCCTTCAATTCAACGCCGCCACGGGGTACCTCTCTTTTCAGGCTGGCTCTGCCATCACCTACGATTCAGTTCCGGAGCTTGAATATGATGAGTGCCTATTAAAGGCAAAGGCGATGCTAGAGGTTTTAGGCGCTCAGATTGTTTAG
- a CDS encoding tetratricopeptide repeat protein has protein sequence MKLRVPAARALLRAEDPNSAGTMLVTDCLEMVEILISQDAKRYSGVIDAQNQRLKTIEKAPQGPLRDYSSAQLRLHQAVLQVVFEHEVQGAWNLRQAYQQMQAVAKRYPNFLPARKSLGMLDFAIGSLPEGYRWFLRLLGLSGSVDSGLQHLRAAAQRPHDFQLESQLILALVEETYYRRSSETTQLVTRLATQQPDNLLLTFLVISQNKKLHRTDRALAAFQARPAGPAYLPVAYLHHMAADLLLYQGQFAASERENLKFLQLYRGQHYRKAAAFKLYLAAWLGDKHSAATHYRQQIATGGRTVVEEDTYAQRFFEEKSPLHPVLTRARLQLDGGYYQEALTTLKSFDASNKSTLRDQLEAPYRRARAYHGLNQLDSARYFYARTIALSKGQAPYYFAPQAALQLGYLYQSAGQTELARKYFRQALQYPKHEYKNSTDMKAKVALAELG, from the coding sequence ATGAAACTGCGCGTACCCGCCGCCCGTGCCCTGCTACGGGCGGAAGATCCAAACAGCGCCGGCACCATGCTGGTCACTGATTGTCTGGAGATGGTGGAAATACTAATCAGCCAAGATGCTAAGCGCTACTCCGGCGTGATAGATGCGCAGAATCAGCGGCTGAAAACGATAGAAAAAGCCCCCCAAGGGCCACTGCGCGACTACTCAAGTGCCCAGCTTCGGCTTCATCAGGCGGTGTTACAGGTTGTTTTTGAACATGAAGTTCAGGGCGCCTGGAATCTGCGGCAAGCGTACCAGCAGATGCAAGCGGTTGCGAAGCGTTATCCAAACTTTTTACCAGCCCGCAAATCATTGGGTATGTTGGATTTTGCTATCGGCTCCTTGCCTGAGGGTTACCGCTGGTTTTTACGGCTGCTTGGTTTGAGTGGCAGCGTTGACTCTGGCTTGCAGCACTTACGCGCGGCGGCCCAGCGGCCTCACGATTTTCAGTTGGAAAGCCAGCTTATTCTGGCGTTGGTAGAAGAAACCTACTATCGGCGCAGCAGCGAAACGACTCAGCTAGTTACACGTTTGGCTACGCAACAGCCAGACAACTTACTTCTTACCTTTTTGGTTATCAGCCAGAACAAGAAGCTACACCGCACCGACCGTGCTCTGGCCGCTTTCCAGGCCCGCCCCGCTGGCCCAGCTTATTTGCCGGTAGCCTATTTGCACCACATGGCGGCCGACTTACTGCTTTATCAGGGACAGTTTGCTGCTTCCGAACGCGAAAACTTGAAGTTTTTACAGCTTTACCGCGGGCAGCACTATCGGAAGGCGGCCGCTTTCAAGCTTTATCTGGCTGCTTGGCTTGGGGACAAACATTCTGCTGCTACCCATTACCGACAGCAGATAGCTACCGGCGGCCGCACCGTAGTTGAAGAAGACACGTATGCGCAGCGTTTTTTTGAGGAAAAAAGCCCCCTGCATCCTGTCCTCACTCGCGCCCGTCTCCAGCTTGATGGCGGCTATTATCAGGAAGCTCTCACAACACTTAAATCGTTTGATGCCAGTAATAAAAGCACGCTACGCGACCAATTAGAAGCACCATACCGCCGCGCCCGTGCCTATCATGGCCTCAACCAACTAGATTCGGCCCGGTACTTCTACGCTCGCACAATTGCGCTATCCAAAGGCCAGGCACCCTACTATTTTGCCCCCCAGGCTGCCTTGCAGCTTGGATATTTGTACCAATCGGCAGGTCAGACGGAGCTTGCTCGGAAATATTTCCGGCAGGCGCTTCAGTATCCCAAGCACGAGTACAAAAACAGCACAGACATGAAGGCCAAAGTGGCTCTGGCGGAGCTTGGTTAA
- a CDS encoding zinc ribbon domain-containing protein, giving the protein MTSNPTAETPVANKLEALLNLQRIDSQLDEIRRVRGDLPEEVRDLEDEIIGYEVRVGKFDEEISGLNDQIKQRKQAAKDAEGLIRKYEEQQQNVRNNREYEAIAKEIELQRLEIQISEKKIKEAQYQIEQKNNDIAGTKQRLDERRKDLANKQGELQTIVGESEADEKKLMTERDGAVKPIEERLLMAYTRIRGNVRNGLAVVTVKRDACGGCFNTVPPQRQADIISHKKIIVCEHCGRVLADVDLKAA; this is encoded by the coding sequence ATGACTTCTAACCCTACCGCGGAAACCCCCGTTGCCAACAAGCTGGAGGCCCTTTTGAACCTACAGCGCATTGATTCGCAGCTCGATGAAATTCGGCGCGTGCGCGGCGACTTGCCTGAGGAAGTCCGTGACTTAGAAGACGAGATTATTGGCTACGAAGTGCGTGTAGGCAAGTTTGACGAGGAAATCTCGGGGCTTAATGACCAGATCAAGCAGCGCAAGCAGGCTGCGAAAGATGCTGAAGGTCTTATTCGCAAGTATGAGGAGCAGCAGCAAAACGTGCGTAACAACCGTGAGTACGAGGCAATTGCCAAGGAAATTGAGTTGCAGCGCCTAGAAATTCAGATCTCCGAGAAGAAAATTAAAGAAGCTCAATACCAGATTGAGCAAAAGAACAACGACATCGCCGGCACTAAGCAACGCCTCGATGAGCGTCGCAAAGACTTAGCAAACAAGCAGGGCGAACTGCAAACCATTGTAGGTGAAAGCGAAGCCGACGAGAAGAAGCTCATGACGGAGCGCGATGGGGCTGTGAAGCCTATCGAGGAGCGTCTGCTCATGGCTTACACCCGTATTCGCGGTAACGTTCGCAACGGCCTAGCCGTGGTGACGGTAAAGCGTGATGCCTGCGGTGGCTGCTTCAACACGGTACCCCCTCAGCGCCAGGCCGACATCATCTCGCACAAGAAGATCATCGTGTGCGAGCACTGCGGACGGGTTTTGGCTGATGTAGACTTGAAAGCTGCTTAA